aggaCCACAGCATTGGGCGAGGAACGTGACAAccataattgcatttttatagcTAGCATTTGCATTCACACTCTCTTTCTCAGCAGTGTACCCATTTTATTACAATTAAACTCTTTGAGTCTTCACTTCTGTGTTTAGCATCTGCAGATAAATGGTTACCATGGGACCATCAATACCTTCTCGCTCAGTGCATGTATTTCCTTGGGGGTTCCAGTGAACTGACGGGTTTTCTCCCTGTTTCTGTCACCCTAATTAGCCAGACTAGCACACCATACACTTGCTTACACTTACAGTAAACACAGTGAAAACCCAGTCCTGGGGGAGGCCACTGTTTTTTCTGAACTTCTCATTAACGTAGCTGTTGAAGTGCTCCATCCGCCAAACTGTCTCATCTTTCAGCTGGCTGTACAGGGAGTTCTTCTTCTGCATGTGCTGAGAGGTGGGGAAACAGGGCGAAGGGAGGATTAGACTTCTGGCACTGGAGAGTAACTGGGAACCGTCTTGCATGGCAGACGCCCCGCTACCCTGATTTGTTCCAGGCATCTGGACTTGGGAAGAACCCCGGGATGAATTTATAGAGGTGGAAGGACTAGAGCCCCTCGCTAGCAGAGCTAAACCTGAGTAAATGTGCTGATTGCCATTGTACAACACTGCCACAGGCAGAAATGTGCCTGACCCACGGGGACGCTGCAGAGGCAGCTACCCGAGGTTTCTGTCAAAGCAGTGTTTGCTGTGTGTCTACGTACGCATGATATGTCTGGACCAGTGGCTGGCAGATAGGGAGAGGTGCTTTCAAGTCGTAGGCATGATATTCTTTGGACTAAATCTGGTTCCAGTGTCCATCTGCCTAGTACTCTCCTAGACGAGAGGACATCTGGGAGAGATGTATGAATGTACGCCCAGAGGAAACCAAGGGGAGGGCTTCTCTCTTCCACCGTCTCGTTAATCCCTATGTCAGCTGGAGTTTATCAATAATGGGGTATTTACACTGTTCAGTCAAAGGCAAGTCCCCTGTCCCTGTGAAACAGCCGGGCTCAGCTGCAGCCCCATCTGTGGGATGGAGCTTCTGGTTAGTGATGACGGCTCTGCTGGCTCTTCTCCTTTGGAAATACAGTAGGAAAATGGCTGATTCCAGGTGGGATAAATGGGTAGGACGGGAATGCGAGCAGAATGAACTGTAATTTGAGGAAGTCTGGCCTATTACAGCCGCTCCTGTAAATTTtgtttccctcctcccagcaggaACCCAGATAATTTATGTTTTGCTGATAAACACCTGTCCTTTGTTTAATATCACTTGTGCCATGGGATCCTACCTGAGCACCTGGATTCCCATGTGGATAGCTCTCTAGCTGAGCAAACAAACTATTCCAGGAAAACAAGCGGCAATACTGATAATAACATATATTGCAGGAAGCATCTATAATCTGCTGTCCTGAACTGCACTTCCGCAGGAACTGTAAAACTCCAACTGAAGTGGGCTTGTCTGATACCTCTCTAATGGGTGTTTTGCTAGTTCTCAGAACGCAGCGTGAcgctgggaggagggaagggctttaaaagcaaactgttttcttccttctgattcttttaattctctttcatCATGGCCAGTTCTAACTGCTGAAGGGcctcatttgaaacaaaaccaaaggtaGATCCGAGCAAGGCAGGCTTCTGTTTTGTATGACAAGAGATGTATGGGGGTACAAGCCAGAACAGTCTTGTTCTGTTATAGCTGTTATTTGAGAAGCAAGACAAGCAAAGATGGAGATTTAAGAATGATGGCTCTTGAAGAACACATCTGCATCTTACATCACTATGATTACTGCGTTTAAGCACAACAGGATCAGCAAAATCCTTTGCTGAGATTAGCGCTCCTCTGTGCTAGGTAGCCGCAATCAAAGGCTTCTTGGCCTAAGAAGCTTATAGTCTGCAGATACATGAGAAAATAATGGCAGGAAAAAGAGGTCCAGGGAAATAGATTGTCAGGTTAAGCCAGGAACTGGTCCGTGGCAGAGAACGGAACCATATCTGGTATTGCTTCTGTTCAGCCTTGGTGCCATGCCTGACCATAAGCCCACATCCATTTCCTGAAGTGCGTGGATTTTGCATGCACgaggctttttattttagcctttcaaaagtcttttttgcttctcatcTCTCTCAACCACACCCTCCCTCTCTTCTGAGCCAAGTGCACTTAGTTTACCTGATTGGTGAGATGAATGGTCAGATCATCAGAAGCGGCATCATAATTGCCACAGGTCAACCGGACATAACCCTGGGCAAAAAATAACACGTATGGTGCTGTGCAGGCAATGAGGAGGTAAGACCGGACATCAAACTTCTTCCCTTCCAGGAGCAGAGGCTGGTGAATGTACCTGTCAGAGCAGCATTTCAACACGCGTCACCAAAAGTAGCCACGGTACGTGGTGATTCAAAGCTCGCGCAAACCCCACAGCCCCTTCGTTTCACACCACGGAGCGGATCCGTTGGTGCCTCTTGCAGCGCTGGTTTTAAGGTGAATGGCAGCAGAGGGCGCTTGTAGGAGAAGTTGGAAATGCCAAGAACAGCTCCTTTCGAGAGGAATAGTCTCGGGAGCAGAAGGTAATTAAAGATTTACTAACATTTACCGGAGAATATACAAAGTTTATGTCTGAACACAAAGAGCCCTTCATGCAGCACCATTGCTTTTATTGCCAGAGTGATGTAATCTGGGAATTGTTTCCCTTTGATGATAAAGGTTGCTGGATGTCTACGTAAATAACAAGGATATACTGTTAAAACAATCAATGCTAAcagcagttttcaaagaaatgtggAGCCTCACTCTTCAGAGCATAAGCCATTCCTCACTAATAGAAATCGAGATGAGATCTAAGATAGAGTCCACCCGCTTCTACCCCGGCACTGCTGCTCATCCATGTCAAAGACCACATGTTGGTCTAACTAAGGCCCTTGGTCTAATTTTGTCAGGCAGTCGTTGTTTCGCTCTGTGTACTGGCTGCTGCATGAACATGGTCCAGCCTATTGCAAAAGCCTGTAAGATCATCATTCCAGTTTACCATTTTACAAATCGCTCTTACCCTTTTCAATGAGGCCAACCATCCctttgttctgaaaataaatgtttggatGAAtgtaagcagaaaataaatgtttggatGATCATAAACGTAATTGCTTGCTTTGGCTAGGGCAGCTCTTGCCAAGGTTGCCGTGCACTGTGCTCTCTTGCGAGATAAAGATGCCGAGCCACGGTAGCAGAATGTCAGGGAAGTGGCACAGGGACAGTGTGAGGAATTGGTATCGCCACTTTGCCAGGACGTGCGATGATCACTACATagcaaaatgtgctttttccaTGCCAATGCTACAGCGTTGTCACGAGAGCAGCACATTGGCATTCCTGGCACATCATGAAAATGCCAGGCAATGTCATGCGTGTATGGGCACCATGAAGTTTAGGGTGCTCTGTACGCCGAGCTGTGCACACCAAAGCATCAAAGGCAGCTGGGAACTGCAGCTCCCAggataaataatgaaaacatcttttttgtatttctcttggAAAGTTTTATTCACTCATCTCAAAGCACTGAAGTGATTTAATGATAACGCATTCCTCGATTGAGGGACACTGAGGCAAAGGGAAGTTGAGTGAGTTGTGTAACAGTAAGCAAGTAACGTTCAGTAACTGAAGCTATTCTCATGgcttcttctgccttatttttccccttcctttttctgcagttctgcgACTCTACAAAACCTTTTAGCAACGGCTGAGAGGGTGTATGTTGTACAAAGAAGAAACTGCATGGGTCTTTTATTCAtgcaaggaataaaaaataaaacaaccctAGCCAAAAATTTTAGTGACTACTAGCCACTGCCTGTTGATTGAGGTCTAGACTTTTGCAGCATTGAGGCAGAGTTAAGAAGATATTTGGGAGGCTTTATTAGATTACATGGAACAGATGTTGCAGGTGTAAACTTTGTAAAATGCTACCTTTGTGTGAGAAGCTGGGATAATATCTAGTTtaaattgctttgctttatgTATAGCAGTCATGTACAGAACTGTAGCATCTGGCCTTTTGAAGTCATTCTTAAATTTCCAGACAAAGGTAAACTCAAATCTTTCTGATGACAAAGATCTACCTTGAAATGACTGAAGTGTGAATACAAGGCAGGCTAACCAGAGAAAGAGCCTCTCTCCCACAAAATGAAAGCTCATAGGCTGATGAGATGTAGTGTAACCACATTAAATACCTATGGAACTATTCAGCTCTCCGAGGCCAGTGTGCTTAATCAAGCACAGTACTCACACATCAAGTCCCAGGCTTCGATCTCTACCTTTGCACTATTCTTGCCTGGGGAGCCTTGTATGGCACCCTCTTATTGAGTAGGTGTTCCTCAGAGCTCTGGAGCTTGGCTTGAAGGGTGTTGACAGCAGCGGGATTTTTAAGCAGGAAAATTCCTCGACCTTGGTTAGAGCAACTTGGTTTGCAGATCCAAATCTGTTCTTCTGCAGAGAGAATGAGTCTATTATAGTATTGTGTGTGGTCTGAAACACTGATGTGCCAATTAGTAGGCTCTAAAAACTGCTCACTTGAACATGTGTGTAtctatatacatacacatgcatatagATATCAATTGTTATTACTGTGTATACTTTTATGAAGATTTTAGAGGATCACATAGCTACTTAAATTGGTTGCCACCATGATTAAGGGAATTCACCTTTGCAAAGCtcaaaaaaggcatttctctcaTCTTTTAAGTCCAGGCGAAAAGATTCTGGGAAGAATTCTGCCATCTTCAGTAACCTATGGGAGAATCAAATAGAAGTTGAAAACCCTGACACATTCATTCCTCTGTTACTTTCAGAAAGGATGGTTGCAAGTAGAAACTTAAGACATGGcgcttttttcctgcttgtagACAGTTGTGTGTTTGTTGTATGTTTTTTCCTGAGCTACCTCATTCCGTAAGCTTTCAAGAATATATGTTAGCCTTAAGATGTTCTTCATATGCTCAGATTTTTTGAAAACTAGCTGGGATGGCTGCAGGTAACCATGGTACAGGATTGCCATTTGTTTTTTTGGTAGGTCAAAAATATAGGAGCAGAAATGGCAATAAGCTTCTCTTATATTTACAGTGTCTATGGCACAAGAAGTTGTGGCCTTGCAGTAGGACGATGCACCCAAAACAGGGGAATTACTATGACTCTTGTCTTTGGGGGACCTGGCACTCCTACAACTCcagacacagagaaagaagaaattctgtcTCTGATGTATGTACTTCcggaaaaaagtgatttttctagaagataagaaagaaataaaccacCATACAATTTATATCCTGTACTGTTAGGCATCCAGAGGAAACTGGTCCTTTGTTTATGTGTTCTCACTTTCTGTTGGCATTCTGGTCAAGGTTCAAAGAGGTGGGAGTTCTTACTTGGAATTAGAGCTCCTGCTGATCTTTTTCATCACCCGCTCTTGCTCTCTCAGGCAGCATAAAAGCCCTATCTTACTGGTGAGGACTCTGTTGTTGGGAATCTGGTAGAGAAGCTGTTCGCCTgtataaggagaaaaaaaataaaacaaaaccttgcCCTCATTGTCCTATACATCAGAATCTGGAGGATAAAGCTGACTTTGTCACTGTTGACTTTCACCATTTTGCTTTAAGGCAAAAGGTAGTGACCACTCACAGAGCAGTACAATCACTTGTTGTAAATGTGTTTCTGTCCGACCTCGTAGTGGAACAGATCGACCTGATGGGGCTTCATGAAATAGTGCATCCCTTGCACACTCCAAAGGTGCCACTGCCATCACACCGTTCCAGCTGCAGAACTGCATTGGAACATAGCCTGTCTGCACCGCCGTGTATTAAATAACTTCAGTAACGGAGCAGCCTGACAAATAGCCACCACATTGCCATcagagctggcaggagggggaggGCGGCTGCTGTACGTGGACTGGTTGGGTAGTGATAACACGCTCCATCTGCCACAGGAAAGCCCGCAGCTCTGTGCCACGACGCTCAGGCTTGCCAGGGCACAGGTCTTGACCAGCTCCCAGAAGTAACAGCATCGGCCCATGGGTTGTGCTTAGggagttttgtgtttgttatGCTCTAAAGGTGCCAGGCAGAGGCATTGCTGTGGGAGTCCTGGATTTTAAGCTTTCCTGGTGGGAAAGCTGTGAAGTCAGGATGCACCGATGAGACAAAGGGTAGAGTGCGGTTCAAAAAGTTGCTTGCTAATACAGTGGAGTAGTTTGGCTTTTAGTGATTCTGTTCTCCCTAGATAGAGATAGCTGGGCCTTGCGATGTTTGGGTGACCCATCCTGAGCTCACTTTACTTCTCCCTTCAAGTGcacccttccttccttttctcctctccccacctccactGTGGGGAGCGTCTCTAAACGCGAGGCACCTCCGTATGCAAGGTCCAGACTAGTGCTCGAGAGGTGCCAGAGTAGGCTGCATGCTATTCCTGTGCCACAGTGCTGTActggtcctgctgcagcctgtgcgCTAAGCCGAAGGGGGTGGACTGCCATTCAAAAGTGATTATGATGCTTTGTCTTTAATTCTCTGCACTGCTTGGTGCACTATACCTACTTCATCTTTTCTCCCAAAGCTGTTCTTTTGtctaaaatcttttctttaatcACCATGGCTATCCAGCTCTGATGTCTCCTCTGAGGTCTGCCAAGAAGTTGAGGTTACCTGTTTCTTCTACCCCCAAATGACCTCCTCTGCCCTGGGAGTCACAAGTCCAGGATTCTCAAGTTTTTCCCACCACCCTCTTCCACTCAAGGTCCACAGGCACCTCTACCTTCTTTGAAATGGTAATAGGTCTCTTGGCACTTGATTTCACACCATTTCAGTGCATAATCCTCTCTTCTGTTGTCATAGATACGCTGCCAGCCTCTGTTCTGGCAGTAGATGCTCACACTgcatatggaaaacaaaaaaagcaaagtagcCTCTCTTCTATTAACAAATACTTAGTTAGCTCATATCCCTTGAACTCCTAATAATTTTCTCTGGGAGCCTGACCTAACATGCCCAGAAGCCCCTGGCTGGGGGATAAGGTGGGAAGCGTTAATTAGAATGGCTGCTGGTGGACCTGCTGGTCTGAACTTGAGTGGGTGTGAGAGGGAGTAACTGAGGATGCTAAGAACATTGTGATTCAGCAGCTCTAATGAGAACCTGTACCATTTCAGGAGGGTTTTTCTAATTAGGATGCAGCTGGTACCCATGGAATAGAAATGTTCAGAGTCCAGTCTTAATAAGGAGCCTCTCTACTGAAGGAGTTTAAGGAGAGATGACAAGTAGCAATAGAAAAAGCTGTTTATAGGCAAAACTATGGAAACATTAAGGAAAGCGCAGTTTGCAGCAGAAATTCTGTGGTGCTTGCTGGTGACAACATCTAGAGAAGAACACCTATATGCTGGAAAGAACTCAGAAAGGAATGAATGGAACTTCTGATCTGAAAATTTCTCTTGGGCAGAAATGtcttctgatttttcatttgtttttacatttagCACAACAGAATGTTGATCAACAACAGTGGTTCCTAGCTCTAGGGCTGATGCTAGCAGATTTGCTGCGTGGTGTAGCTAAGTGGTTTCTGAACAGCCCCAACAGAGAAACTTCCattaaacaaacagaagtattttgtttctttgcaaagaCATAGTAGTTAGCTACTTTACCAAAGGCGGTCGTCCAGTGGGTACTTTccatttgaattatttttaaaaagttcccCAGGTGTACCACTCCAAAAAGATAGCAAATCGAAGGAAAATTACTTGAGGCCAATGGATAATGGATAACATTGCATGTTTTCTTATATGGTCATATGACCTACTTACAGCCCAGCTCCATTAGATCCACTGATATAAAAATATGGTCCTGCTCCCATTGGTACTTTTGGTATCTCTTCTTCTGGCTGTTTTTCTTGAGGACATGCCTTACTGTGTGTTCTCTTCTCATTAGACTTGGCTTTGTCAAGCTCCACTGCAGAGTTGGTAGAAGTAGCTGCAAAATTGGAAATTGAGAAACTTCAGATGATCTGGGATCTTGTCTATAAAATC
The nucleotide sequence above comes from Balearica regulorum gibbericeps isolate bBalReg1 chromosome 21, bBalReg1.pri, whole genome shotgun sequence. Encoded proteins:
- the TTLL10 gene encoding inactive polyglycylase TTLL10, whose translation is MAFVPTKRKKKTKSMMQGSNQQQAGSLSADRGESSTSTNSAVELDKAKSNEKRTHSKACPQEKQPEEEIPKVPMGAGPYFYISGSNGAGLVSIYCQNRGWQRIYDNRREDYALKWCEIKCQETYYHFKEGEQLLYQIPNNRVLTSKIGLLCCLREQERVMKKISRSSNSKLLKMAEFFPESFRLDLKDERNAFFELCKEEQIWICKPSCSNQGRGIFLLKNPAAVNTLQAKLQSSEEHLLNKRVPYKAPQARIVQRYIHQPLLLEGKKFDVRSYLLIACTAPYVLFFAQGYVRLTCGNYDAASDDLTIHLTNQHMQKKNSLYSQLKDETVWRMEHFNSYVNEKFRKNSGLPQDWVFTVFTKRMQQIMLQCFLAAKHKLDRKLGYFDLIGCDFLIDENFKVWLLEMNANPALHTDCKVLKDVIPTVVYESLDLVLEVFNKRLKGQSVLPLKTLCHFVLLYHEDAADLGQKQPWKLRAAPCTGRFLQPQPGSTSRFGQSPAKVRENSAKKLGGSRKKVALLSRKNRQQTVLTIPHVQLFDRHGKTL